DNA from Petropleomorpha daqingensis:
CAGGACGGCGGCGGCCCCGACGTCTTCTGCCACTTCTCCGCGATCAGCGGCACCGGCTACCGCTCGCTGGACGAGGCGCAGCGCGTCGAGTTCGACATCACGCAGGGCCAGAAGGGCCCGCAGGCGGAGAACGTCCGCGCGATCTGACGCTCACGGTTCCCGCCGGGCGAGCAGCAGCACCGCGAGCCCGGCGGGCACCAGCGGCAGGGCGGCCAGCAGCAGCGCCGGGTCCGCCAGGCCGAACAACCACGCCCCCGCCACCGGCGCGAGCAGCCCGGCGGCGCCCCAGCCGGTGAAGACCCGGCCGTACGCCGCCGGGAACGCCGCGGCCCCGACGCGGTCCGCGGTCAGCGCCGGCACCAGCGCGGAGACCGCGCCGTACGCCAGCCCGCTGCCCAGGAAGCCGGCCAGGACCACCGCGGCCGGGCCGAGCAGGCAGCCGATCGCAACCGCCCCGATCGCCAGCGCCGTTCCCAGAGCGGCCAGCCTGCCGACCCGGTCGGACCACCAGCCCGCGACGAGCCGCCCGACCAGGTTGCCGGCGCCGAGCGCCGCGACGGCCAGTGCCGCAGCCTGCGTTCCCCGGTCCGCCGCCAGCGGCGCGGCCTGCGCGAACAGCGCCAGCCCGGGCGCGCAGCCACCGGCGAAGACCAGCCACAGCAGCACGACCGGCCGGCGCGGGGCCGGCGTCGTCCGGGGACGGCCGGTCCCGGCCGGTTCGCCGGGCGCCAGCACGGCGGCCAGCGCGAGCAGCGCCGTCACGGGGAGCGCGAGGACGGCGAGGCAGGTCCGCCACCCGGCCACCGAGATCGCGGCGGGCGCCACGAGCCCCAGCAGCACCGGGCCGGCCGCGTAGGCGGCGACCACGATCCCGGTCGCCGTGCCGCGGCGGTGCGCGACCCGGGCGGGCAGTCCCACCGCGACCCCGTAGCCGAGCCCGTTCGCCGCCCCGAACAGCCCGGCGAAGCCCACCCACAGCACCGCCGGCGACGCAGCCGACGCGGCGAGCAGCAGCCCCGCCGCCGCGAGCGCGGCCGCGGCGACGAGCAGGCGGCGCGGCCCGGCGCGGCGCTGCAGCGGGCCCAGCCCGAGCAGCACCGCGCTGAACACCACGATCGCCGTCGCGAACACCCCCGCGGCCCCGCCCGCGGACAGCCCGACGTCGGCGGCCGCGTCCTGCGCCACCAGGCTCCAGGCGAACAGCGTCCCGACCGCCAGGTTGGCCGCGGCGCCGGCGGCGACCAGCCGGGCCGGCGGCTCAGGAGAGGTGGTGCACCTCCTGCAGTCCGTGCACCGGCGTCGGGATCCCCTCGTAGCGGGCCTTGAGCTGCAGCGCGAGGTAGAGCGAGTAGTGCCGCGACTGGTGCAGGTTGCCGCCGTGGAACCACAGCGCCTCCTGCTGGGTGGGCTTCCACATGTTGCGCTGCTCGCCCTCCCACGGCCCGGGGTCCTTCGTCGTCCCCGAGCCCAGGCCCCACACCTTGCCGACCTTGTCCGCGACGTCCTGGCCGATGAGGTCGGCGGCCCAGCCGTTCATCGACCCGTAGCCGGTGGCGTAGACGACGAGGTCCGCCGGCAGCTCGGTGCCGTCGTCCAGGACGACGGCGTCCTCGGTGAGCCGGACCACCTGCCCGTGCGCCAGCTTCACCTCACCGTCGGCCACCAGGTCGGCGGCCCCGACGTCGATGTAGTAGCCGGAGCCGCGCCGCAGGTACTTCATGAACAGGCCCGAGCCGTCGTCGCCCCAGTCGTGCCGGAACCCGGAGGCCTCCAGCCGCTCGTAGAAGTCGGCGTCGCGCTCGGCCATCTGCTGGTACAGCGGGATCTGGAACTCGTGCATGATCCGGTACGGCAGCGAGGCGAAGATCATGTCCGCCTTCTCCGTCGTCACGCCGGCCGCCACCGCCTCCTCGCTGTAGAGCGCGCCGAGGCCGATGTCCATGAGCGTGGCGCTGCGGACGATGTGCGTCGACGAGCGCTGGACCATCGTGACGTCGGCGCCGTGCTCCCACAGCGCGCCGCAGATGTCGAAGGCCGAGTTGTTGCTGCCGATGACCACGCACCGCTTGCCCGCGTAGGCGTCCGGGCCCGGGTGCGCCGAGGAGTGGTGCTGGTCGCCGCGGAAGACGTCCTGGCCGGGCAGGTCCGGGATGTTCGGCTTGCCCGACATGCCGGTGGCCAGAACGAGCTGCTGGGGCCGCAGGGTCAGCGGGTCGCCGTCCCGCTCGAGCTCGACCGTCCACTCCCCCCGCTCGGGCGAGTACTCGGCCGAGGTGACCGTCGTGCCGGTCCAGTACGGGACCTCCATGGCCTCGACGTAGGACTCGAGCCAGTCGCCGATCTTGTCCTTCGGGGAGAACACCGGCCAGGTGTCGGGGAACTTCAGGTAGGGCAGGTGGTCGTACCAGACCGGGTCGTGCAGGCACAGCGACTTGTACCGGCCGCGCCACTGGTCGCCCGGTCGCGCGTGCTTGTCGACGACGAGGCTCGGGACGCCGAGCTGCCGCAGCCGCGCGCCGATCGCGATGCCGCCCTGGCCGCCGCCGACCACCAGCACGTACGGCTGGACCGTGGTGCCGAGCTCGGCCTGCTCCTTCTCCCGGCGCTCCAGCCAGGTCAGCCGCTCCTTGTTCACGCCGTGCTCGGCGCCCATCGGCCGGCGCGGGCCCTTCGGCTCCTCGAAGCCCTTGAGCTCGTAGAGGGTGGTGAGCAACGTCCAGGCCTTCGGGACGCCGTCCTCCTCCACCAGCCGGACCAGCCCGCGACCGCGCCCGACCGCCGTCTCGAAGGTGAACCAGGCGGTGGTGACGCCGTCGGCCTCGTCCGGCGGCTCCTCGACGGCGAACCCGCTCGGGTCGGTGGACTCCAGCGTCGCGGTCAGCAGGTCGGTGACGCCGTCCGGGTTCTCGACGGTCGTGAGGTTCCAGGAGAAGGCGACCAGGTCGCGCCAGAAGCTGGTGGCGGCGAACATGCCGGCGGCGCGGGCGACGTCCCGCTCCCGCAGCGCCTGCTCGAAGCCGGACAGCCAGCTCTCCGCCCGCTGCTGCGGGGACAGCGGGGGCGAGTCGAGGGTCTGCGTCATGGCGGTGTCCTCCCCGGGTGCGCGAGCTGTGCCTTGCAGCACAGCGCACCGGAGGCGCCGAGGGAAGAGACGGCGCGCTAGACCTCCGCGGCCACCCGGGGAGCGACCTCGGTGCCCAGCAGTTCGATGCCGCGCAGCAGGTCGGCGTGAGCCAGCCGCGGGTTGGTCATCTGCAGCGAGACGCGGTGCACCCCCCCGAGCTGGGCGGAGATGCGCACGAGCTTCTCGGCGACCGTCTCGGGGTCGCCCATGAAGAAGGCGCCGTCCGGGCCGCTGGTCGCGTCGAACTGCGCCCGGCTGGGCGGGGCGAAGCCGCGCTCGCGGGAGACCTTGGCGAACATCTCGTGCCAGCCCGGGTAGACCGTGTCGGCCGCGGCCTGCGTGCTCTCCGCGACGAAGCCGAACACGTGCAGGCCGACCTTCAGCGCCTGCGGGTCGTGCCCGGCGTGCGCGCCGGCGCGGCGGTAGAGGTCGATGAGCGGCCCGAACTGCCGCGGCTCGCCGCCGATGATCGCCACCATGAGCGGCAGGCCCAGGAGGCCCGCCCGCGCGAACGACTCCGGCGTGCCGCCGACCCCGACCCAGATCGGCAGCGGGTCCTGCAGTGCCCGCGGGTACACGCCCTGGCCGGTCAGCGCGGGCCGGTGCCGGCCCGACCAGGTGACGTGCTCGGACTCCCGGATGCGCAGCAGCAGGTCGAGCTTCTCCTCGAACAACTCGTCGTAGTCGGCCAGGCTCAGCCCGAACAGCGGGAACGCCTCGGTGAACGAGCCGCGGCCGACCACCAGGTCGATCCGGCCGCCGGAGATCAGGTCGAGCGTCGCGAACTGCTGGTAGACCCGGACCGGGTCGGCGGCGCTGAGCACGGACACCGCGCTGTTCAGCCGGATCCGGGAGGTGCGGGCGGCGGCCGCGCCGAGGATCACCGGCGGAGCGGAGTCGTAGTACTCGCTGCGGTGGTGCTCACCGATGCCGAAGGAGTACAGCCCGGCCTCGTCGGCCAGCGCGATCTCCTCGAGCAGGTGCGCCATCCGTTCCTCGGGGCCGATCCGCCGACCGGTGGTGGGATCGGTGACCGCCGCGACGAAGCTGTCCACGCCCAGGTGCACGGGCCGAGTCAACCAGCCGAGGGGGCGAGCACCTCCGAGAGGTGGCGGACGACGACCGCCGCGCCCCGGCGGGTCATGATGCGGGCCGCCCGGTCGATGACGCCCTCAGGCGAATCTCGACCGCGGCGGGAACGTCCGCCGGGCCGAACAGCGTGCGCTGACTGTCAGGTCGAGGGGCACGAACTGGCACTCTGCGCACACTCTTGCCCCGCGGACTGCCCAACGGCAGTACTAGCTCGCGGGGGCGCGCAGGAGGGCGCTGCCGGGGACGACGAGCCGCCGGACGTGCTCGTCCACCTGCGCGGCGCCCGGGGCCGGCTCGCCGAAGTCGAGCGCCCCGATCGCGTAGAAGTCGGTGGTGGCGGTGACGCACTGCCAGCGCCAGGTCAGCTCCCGCTCGTCGAGGTGGGGCAGCAGCGGGGCGACCGCAGCGCAGTAGCGCAGCGCGAGCTCGCGGGTCGCCGCGGCCCCGTTGGCCGCCCACCGCTCGGGCGGCGCCTCGAAGATGCGGGCGAACACCCGGGCCGCGTAGCGCCCGCGCCCGGCACAGCGCAGCTCCACGATCGGCCGCACCCACCCGTCGACCAGACCGTCGACGTCGGGCGCTCGGGACAGCGTCGCCAGCGACGTCTCGCGCTCGGCCAGGACGCCGTCCACCACGCGGCGCTCGACGGCTGCGACCAGCGCGTCCTTGCCGCCGAAGTAGTACCCGACGGCGGCGGCGTTGCCGACGCCGGCCAGCCGCAGCACGTCGCGCACCGAGGTGCCGGCCGGCCCGTACCGGGCCAGCAGCTCCTCGGCCGCGTCCAGCAGCCGCGCGGGGGTTGCGCCGGGCGTCATGCCACCTCCATGCTGGCTCTCGCCTAATACGGACGTATGAGACGACCGTCTGGAGTCAGCATGACTCACCAGCGGGTCCGTGTGCGCAGCCTGGGTGCGCTGCTGGCCGTCATGTGCGCCGCGCTCGCCCTCGTCATCGGCGCCGGCTCCTCCCTCGCGCTCGCCCTGCCCGACCTGGCCCGTGACACCGGAGCCTCGCAGACCGAGCTGACCTGGGCGGTCAACGTCTACGCCCTCACCTTCGCCGGCCTGCTGCTGCCCCTGGGCATCGCCGCCGACCGCTACGGCCGCAGAGGGGCGCTGCTGCTGGGCCTGGCCGTCTTCGCCGGCGCCAGCCTCGCCTCGGGCCTGGTCGCCGATCCGGTCGCCCTCGTCGTGCTCCGCGCGCTGGCCGGCGCCGGCGCGGCGGCGGTCATGCCGGCCACCCTGTCGGTGCTCGTCGGGGCCTTCCCGGCGGAGCGGCGCGGGACGGCGATCGGCATCTGGGCCGCGGTGTCGGGAGCCGGCGCCCTGCTCGGGCTGCTGCTCGCCGGCGTCCTGCTGGAGTTCGCGTGGTGGGGCAGCGTGCAGCTGGTCTTCGGTGGCCTCTCGGCCGCGGTGCTGCTGCTGTCGGCGCTCGTCGTCCCCGCCTCGTCGAACCCGGACCTGCACCTGGACCCGCTCGGCGGGCTGCTGGCCCTCCTCGGCCTCGGCGGCCTGGTCTACGGCATCGTCGAGGGCCCCGAGCGCGGGTGGACCGACCCGGCCGCCGTCACCGCGCTGGCCCTCGGCGGGCTCACCCTGGTCGCCTTCGTCGGCCACGAGCTGCGCAGCCGGCACCCCCTGCTCGACGTCCGCCTGTTCCGCTCCCCTGCGCTCTCCGCCGGCAGCGTGGTGGTGTTCCTGCAGTTCTTCGCCGCGTTCGGCGTCTTCTTCCTCGCCCCGCAGTGGCTGCAGTACGTGCACGGGCTCACCCCGCTGCAGGCGGCACTCGCGCTGGCGCCGATGGCGCTCGGCATCGGCCCCACGGCGCAGGCCGGGCCGGTGCTGGTCCGCCGCCTCGGTGCCGGGCCCGTCGCCGCCTGGGGCATGGCGCAGATGGCCGGCGCGCTCGGCCTCTTCGCCGTCCAGGCCGCCGGGAGCGCACCGCTGTGGCAGTTCGAGGTCGTGCTGCTGGCCTTCGGCGTCGGCTTCGGCCTGGCGCTGACCCCCGGGACCCAGCTGATCATCGACGGGCTGCCGGCCGACCGGCGCACCGTCGCAGCCGCGGTCAACGACGTCACCCGCGAGGTGGGCGGCGCGCTCGGCGGCGCCGTCGCGGCCAGCGTGCTGCTCGCCGTCTACGGCGACGACGTGCTGCGCGTGACCCGCGGGCTGCCCGAGCACGTCGCCGCCCGTGCCGAGGCCGGCGTCGCCCAGGCGTTCGGCGTGGCCACCGGTCTGGGTCCGCGCGGCGCCGACCTCGCCTCCGGCGCGCGCTCGGCCTTCGCCGACGGCTTCGGCAGCGCCATGCTCGTCGGCGCCGGAGTGCTGCTCTTCGGTGCGCTGGTGGCTGCCCTGTTCGCGCCCCGGCCGGCGCGCGTACGGCCCCCGGTCCGCCACGCGGCGGTCGTCACCGTCGTCCCGGCGGAGGTCGAGCGCACGCCGTCCCGCCGGAAGCAGCGGCTGCTGGCCGGCGCGGTCGCGCTCGGCATCTTCCTCACCGTGGGCGGGGTGGCCCAGAGCCTGCAGACGGCCGGCGACGACCAGCCCACGGCGCTCGAGGAGGACTCCCCCACCTCGACGACACCCGTTCCCCGCGACGACGCCGCGCCGCAGGCCACCATCCCCGTGGAGCTGCCGCCGGGGACCGCCGTGGAGGACCCGTCGCTGTCGGCCATGATCGAGGACTTCGCCGCCACCGCGGCCGCCGACGGGATGCTCGGCGAGGTGCCCGTCGGCGTGCCCCTGGTGACCGTCGACCCGCTCCCGTCGATCGACGCGGCCGCGGAACCGACGGACGGCACGACCCCGGCGGAGGTCAGCGGCCCGACGGAGGTCACCACCCCGGTGGACACGACGACGCCCCCTGGGACCACCACCCCGGCGGAGACGACGACGCCTCCCGAGACCACCACCCCGCCGGAAACCACCACCCCGCCGGAAACCACCACCCCGCCGGAGACGACGACGCCCCCCGAGACCACCACGCCCCCGGAAACCACGACGCCCCCGGAGACCACCACCCCGCCGGAGACGACGACGCCGACCGACACCACACCGACCGACACCACACCGACCGACACCACCACGGAGACCACCCCCGCTCCGTGAGGCCGGCCTCAGAGAGTGCGGAGGTGCTCCGCCACCACCGCAGCGCCGCGGCGGGTCATGATGCTGGCCGCGTGGTCGACGCCCTCGACCAGCTCGGTGGCCTGCAAAGCCGGGAGCTCGGCGGCGAGCTGGGCGACCCGGTCCGGCGGATAGGCCGGTGCTGAGCCCTCGCCGGTGCTCCACTCGGCGTAGACGAGACGCGTCGGGCGGTCCAGCTGCCGCCAGGACGACGGGCCGAGGATGGTGTCGGTCGCGTCGGCGACGAGGATGCCAGGGTCCAGCCGCACCCGGCCGTCGGCCAGATCGTGGACGAGGTAGTCCCGCAGCAACGGGTCGTCGCGGTCCAGCAGCGGCATGCCGGGCAGCACGAAGTCGGCGTACTCGTCGACGTCGGTGAAGGTCCGGCCGACCCGTGAGGCCTGGGCGGTGAAGGCCGCGCGCACGCCGTCCTCGGTGACCCCCTCGTGCACCGACATCGGGAAGCCGCCGTCCACCAGGACGAGGTCGCGCACGCGGTCGGGGTGCGCGGTGGCCAGCGCCACCGCGACGAACCCGCCCATCGACATGCCGCAGACGCTCACGCTCTCCAGGTCGAGCGCGTCGAGGACGGCGACCATGTCCTCGGCGTGCCGGGCGACCGACGACGGGCCGCCGACCCCGACGCTGCCGCCCCGCCCCCGCAGGTCCGGCGCGATCAAGGAGAGCTCCGGCGCCTCGGCCCGCAGCCAGTTCCACAGCCGCCGGTTGCTGCTCACGCCGTGGATGGCGAGCACGGGCTCGGTGCGGCCGGCGACCACCTCGACCTCGAGGCCACCCAGGCTGCGGACGTCGCTCACGGCTCGCCGACCACCTTGCCCGGGTTGAACAGGTCCAGCGGGTCGAGTGCCTGCTTGATCGCGCGCTGCATCGCCTGCGCGCCGGGGTCGAGCTCGGCGCGCATGCCGGCGCGCTTGAGCAGGCCGACGCCGTGCTCGCCGGTGACCGTCCCGCGGCGGGCGATCGCCGCCTCGAGGATGTCGTCGAACGCCGCGATCGCCGCGGCCCGGGCGGCCTCGTCGTCCGGCGGCGAGATCATGCACGGGTGCAGGTTGCCGTCGCCGGCGTGCGCGATCGACCCGATCTGCACCCCGTGGCGCAGGGAGATCGCCTCGATGTCGGCGAGCATCCCGGGCACCTGCGAACGCGGCACGCAGATGTCCTCGGTGAGCACCGGGCCGAGCCGCTCCATCGCCGGGTAGGCCAGCCGCCGGGCGGCGAACAGCGCCTCGGCCTCGGCGTCGTCGCTGGACTGCTCGGCCCACAGCGCGCCGGCCTCGCGGAAGGCGGCGGCCATCGCCGTCGCCTCCTCCTCGCCGGACGCGCCGGGGGTGTCGATCTTGGCCAGCAGCAGCGCGGCGGCGTCGGCCTCGATGCCCAGGTGCTTCCACTCCTCGACCACCCGCAGCGTCGGCCCGTCGAGCAGTTCCAGCGCGAGCGGGGTGAGCTTGCGGCGGGTGGCCAGCGCGACCGCCTCGCCGGCGGCGACGAGCGAGCCGAACGCACCGACGACGGTGCGGGGCGCCGCGGCCGGCGCCGGGCGCAGCCGCAGGGTCACCTCGGTGACGACACCCAGGGTGCCCTCGGAGCCGACCACGAGGCCGGTCAGGTCGTAACCGGCCACGCCCTTGGTGGTGCGCCGGCCCATCCGGACGGCGGTGCCGTACTCCCCCGCCGGGCCGCCGACCACCGCCTGCAGACCGAGCACGTAGTCGCGGGTGACGCCGTACTTCAGGCAGCACAGCCCACCGGCGTTGGTGGCCACGTTGCCGCCGATCGTCGACCAGGGCGAGCTGGCCGGGTCCGGCGGGTACCACAGGCCGTGCTCGGCGACGGCGGCCTTGAGGTCGTCGTTGACGACGCCGGGCTCGACGACGGCGACCAGGTCGTCCTCGTCGATCTCCAGCACCCGGTCCATCTTCGACAGGTCGAGCACCAGCCCGCCCTCGACGGCGTTGGCCCCGCCGGACAGACCGGTGCCGGCGCCGCGGGTCACCACCGGCACGCGCAGCTCGGCGCACACGGCGACGACCTGCTGCACCTCGGCGGTGCTGCGGGCGCGGACGGCGGCGACCGCCCGGCCGACCTCAGCCCACTCCGCCTCGTCGGAGCTGACGCTCGCCAGGACGTCGTCGTCGGTGATCAGGGTGCTGTCCGGCAGCCGCCGGGTGAGCGCCTCGAGCGTGCCCGGGGAGGTCGTCGTCACCCCACCGACGCTACCTAGAACCGGACGACGATTGCCCGTAGCACGAGCACGCCGATGAACACGATCGTGAACGCGAGGTCGATCGACAGCCCGCCGATCCGCAGCGGCGGGACGACCCGGCGCACCGGCGCGATCACCGGCTCGGTGATCCGGTAGACGATCGCCCGGGCACGGCTGAGGCCCGGCCCGGCGCTCGGGGCGAGCACGCCGACCCAGTCGAGGACGACGCGGGCGAGCAGGACCAGCATCGCCAGCAGCAGGATCGTGCCGAGCAGGGCACCGATGGGACTCATTGGGGACTCCTCTCCGGCGTCCACCGTCGGCGCCGCACCTGTCCAACGCCCGAGGGCCGGATGTGGCTCCCGGCACCCCGCTCGGCTTGTCACCCTCTCCGGGCGCGCCTACGTTGATCCGGTCCGGACGGACCGCTCCGTCACCTTCCCGGCGACGACCGCCCGGACGCCGCCGAACCGCTCGCCGTGCGCCGCACGGAGGGTGGACCGGGGACCCACCGCAGCACTGGGGTGAAGCGCCCCGACGACTCCCCGCGAGCCGTCGAGGGGCCGGGCGTCCTTCCCGCCCGAACCCGTCAGCTAACTCGGTAGGCGGTCGCGGAAGAAAGGAACAACCCGCCGCACCATGGCGAGTTCACGCATCTCTGCCCACCCCCGGATCCTCCTCACCGTCGCCGCCGCCTGCGGCGTGGCGCTGATCCCCTCCCCCGGCTACGCCGCTCCGTCCGACCCCTCCACCTCCGCCGAGGCGGCACAACTCGTCGCCGGCCGCGCGCACGACCTGGAAGTGGTCTCCGAACAGGTCAACGAGGCCCGCGAGCAGCTCGCGCTCCGGCAGACCGCCGCAGCGCAGGCGGCCCAGCAGGTGGTGTCCGCCGACGCCGCCGTCACCGGTGCCCGTCAGCAGGTCGCCCGCCTGGCGCGCGACGCCTACACCGGCGGCCGGCTCAGCGCCGCCGAGGCGTTGCTGTCGAGCCACTCGGTCGGCCAGGTGGTCGACCGGCTGGTCATGCTGAACACCATCGGCGGCCAGCGGGCGGACGTGCTGGACACCGCCCGCCAGGCCACCGACGACGCCCACCAGGCGCAGGCAGCCGCCGACCACGCGGCCGCCGCGGCGCAGGCGCAGGTCGAACGGGTGGCCGCCCAGCAGAAGGCGCTCAACGACCAGATCGCCGTCTACCAGGCCGCGTACGACCGGCTGACCGCCGAGGAGCAGCGCGCCTCCCGCGCGGCCGCCGAACGGGCCGCGCAGCAGACCGCGGCCGCCAGCGCGCCGGCACCGGCCTCCCGGACGGCCCGGGCCAACCCCGCGCCCGCACCCTCCCCGGCACCGGCACCCGCTGCCGCCCCCGCCCCCGTCGCGGCCGGCAGCTCCGCCGCCCAGACCGCGGTGAACACGGCGCTGGCACAGGTGGGCAAGCCGTACGTCTGGGGCGCCGCCGGGCCCGGGTCCTTCGACTGCTCGGGGCTGACCCAGTACGCCTACAAGGCCGCCGGCGTCAGCCTGCCGCACTCCAGCAGCATGCAGTCCGGGATGGGGACGCCGGTGTCGAAGTCGGCCCTGCAGCCGGGTGACCTGGTGTTCTTCTACTCCCCGGTCAGCCACGTCGGGATGTACATCGGCAACGGCCAGATGGTGCACGCCTCCACCGCCGGTGAGCCGGTCAAGGTCGTCCCGCTCGACTCGATGCCCTCCTACAACAGCGCCCGCCGGATCGTGGGCTGACGCCGGCCGCCGTCCTCACCCTTCCCGGTGAGGACGGCGGACCGCCCACAGGCCGCCGCCAGGCCGCCGGGGGATCATCGCGGCATGGCCGAAGGCAGCAGGAGGAGGCGTTCCTCCGAGCCGGCGGACAGCGCGCGACGGACCCGCCGGGACCGCGAGGGCGAGCACCGCTGGCCGGCAGCGCTCGCCGTCCTGGTAGCCATCGCCCTGTACGCGCTGCTGCCGGAGAGCCTGCTCTTCGCGCCGCGGCTGCTGATCCCCGGCCTCGAGCTGGTCCTGCTCGTCACGCTGGTGGTCCACAGCCCGCGCCGGCTCACGAAGCAGACCCGCTGGTCGCGGACGGTGTCACTGGCCCTGGCGGCGCTGGTCACGCTGACCAACCTGGTCGCGCTGGGCCTGCTGGTGCACGACCTGGTGAAGTCCTCCCCCGGCGGCCGCGAGCTGCTGCTGGCCGCGCTGCAGGTCTGGACCACCAACGTGATCGCGTTCGCGCTGCTCTACTGGGAGCTCGACCGCGGCGGTCCGGTCGCCCGCATCACCCTGCCCCGCGAGCGGATCCCGCTCGCCGACTTCCGGTTCACCCAGGACGAGACCAAGGACACCGTGGTCGAGGTCGCGGCCGGGTCGAGCCAGCGGGCCGACTGGATCCCGCTGTTCGTCGACTACCTCTACCTGTCGACGACGAACTCGAGCGCCTTCAGCCCGACCGACACCATGCCGCTCTCGTCGCGGGCCAAGATCCTCATGGGCGTGGAGGCGACCGCGGCGCTGTTCACCTCGCTGCTGGTGATCGCCCGCGCGGTCGGCGCCCTCGGCGGGAGCGGCGGCTGAGCTACCCGCCCGGCCGGCGGGCCAGGAACGGGTAGCCGAAGACGTCGAAGGTCCGGGCGTTGCGCTCGCCGTCGGCGCCACCGAAGGTGTCGACCGGGTCGCCGACGGCGACGTCGGTGAAGCCGGTCTCGGCCAGGATCATCTGCCAGCCCGCACGGGGCAGCCCCCCGGCTATCTAGCCGGTCCAGAGGTCGATGTCCCGCAGCGCCCCCTCGGGCACCGGGCGGCCGTTGGCGATGTCGGCGAACTGCAGCCACCCGCCGGGCCGCAGCACGCGGCGGATCTCGGACAGGACGGCACCCTTGTCGGCGCAGAGGTTGAGCACGCCGTTGGAGATCACGACGTCGGCCCAGCCGTCCTCGACGGGGAGGTCCTCGGCCAGTCCGAGGCGGAACTCGACCTGCGCCAGGCCGAGCTCGGCGGCGGTCGCCGTCGCCTTGTCCACCATCTCCGGAGTCATGTCCACGCCGACGACCCGGCCCTGCGGCCCGACCTGCCGGGCCGCGAGGAAGGAGTCGAAGCCGGCGCCGGACCCCACGTCGACCACCCGCTCGCCGGCGGACAGCGCCCGCAGCGCACACGGGTCAGCGACGCCGGCGAACGACTCGACCGCCCGGTCCGGCAGTGCCGCCACCACGTCGTCGGCGTAGCCGAGCCGTCGGGCCAGATCCCGCCCCGTGGAGAAGTGGAACCGCCGCGACGGGTCAGCCGCCACCTGCCGGTACGTGTCGCGCACCTGCTCCCGCAGGACGACGGGGTCGACGAGGAGATCGGGCGCGGTCGCCATGCCTCCCACCACGAACGGGTGGCCGGAGCGGTTCACCGGCGGCGGGAACGTCGGTGCGACCTGCGACGATGCGCTGGTGCTGCTCGCCGAGGTCGTCGCCGCGTCCGCCGCGGTCGCGGCCACCCGCGCCCGGACGGCGAAGGCCGCGGCGATCGCCGAGCTGCTCCGACGGGCCGACCCGGACGAGGTCCCGGCGGTCACCGCCTGGCTGGCCGGCGACCCGCTGCAGAGCCGGCTCGGGGTCGGCTGGCGGACGCTGACCCGGCTCGAGCACGAACCCGCCGGGGAGCCGGCGCTGACCGTGCACGCCGTCGACGCCGTCCTGGCCGAGCTGGCGGCGACCTCCGGCGCCGGGTCGGCCGCCCGCCGCGAAACGCTCCTGGCCGGGCTGTTCTCGGCGGCCACCGGCGAGGAGCAGC
Protein-coding regions in this window:
- a CDS encoding cold-shock protein; its protein translation is MTQGTVKWFNAEKGFGFIEQDGGGPDVFCHFSAISGTGYRSLDEAQRVEFDITQGQKGPQAENVRAI
- a CDS encoding MFS transporter, with translation MVAAGAAANLAVGTLFAWSLVAQDAAADVGLSAGGAAGVFATAIVVFSAVLLGLGPLQRRAGPRRLLVAAAALAAAGLLLAASAASPAVLWVGFAGLFGAANGLGYGVAVGLPARVAHRRGTATGIVVAAYAAGPVLLGLVAPAAISVAGWRTCLAVLALPVTALLALAAVLAPGEPAGTGRPRTTPAPRRPVVLLWLVFAGGCAPGLALFAQAAPLAADRGTQAAALAVAALGAGNLVGRLVAGWWSDRVGRLAALGTALAIGAVAIGCLLGPAAVVLAGFLGSGLAYGAVSALVPALTADRVGAAAFPAAYGRVFTGWGAAGLLAPVAGAWLFGLADPALLLAALPLVPAGLAVLLLARREP
- a CDS encoding flavin-containing monooxygenase, translating into MTQTLDSPPLSPQQRAESWLSGFEQALRERDVARAAGMFAATSFWRDLVAFSWNLTTVENPDGVTDLLTATLESTDPSGFAVEEPPDEADGVTTAWFTFETAVGRGRGLVRLVEEDGVPKAWTLLTTLYELKGFEEPKGPRRPMGAEHGVNKERLTWLERREKEQAELGTTVQPYVLVVGGGQGGIAIGARLRQLGVPSLVVDKHARPGDQWRGRYKSLCLHDPVWYDHLPYLKFPDTWPVFSPKDKIGDWLESYVEAMEVPYWTGTTVTSAEYSPERGEWTVELERDGDPLTLRPQQLVLATGMSGKPNIPDLPGQDVFRGDQHHSSAHPGPDAYAGKRCVVIGSNNSAFDICGALWEHGADVTMVQRSSTHIVRSATLMDIGLGALYSEEAVAAGVTTEKADMIFASLPYRIMHEFQIPLYQQMAERDADFYERLEASGFRHDWGDDGSGLFMKYLRRGSGYYIDVGAADLVADGEVKLAHGQVVRLTEDAVVLDDGTELPADLVVYATGYGSMNGWAADLIGQDVADKVGKVWGLGSGTTKDPGPWEGEQRNMWKPTQQEALWFHGGNLHQSRHYSLYLALQLKARYEGIPTPVHGLQEVHHLS
- a CDS encoding LLM class flavin-dependent oxidoreductase, which produces MHLGVDSFVAAVTDPTTGRRIGPEERMAHLLEEIALADEAGLYSFGIGEHHRSEYYDSAPPVILGAAAARTSRIRLNSAVSVLSAADPVRVYQQFATLDLISGGRIDLVVGRGSFTEAFPLFGLSLADYDELFEEKLDLLLRIRESEHVTWSGRHRPALTGQGVYPRALQDPLPIWVGVGGTPESFARAGLLGLPLMVAIIGGEPRQFGPLIDLYRRAGAHAGHDPQALKVGLHVFGFVAESTQAAADTVYPGWHEMFAKVSRERGFAPPSRAQFDATSGPDGAFFMGDPETVAEKLVRISAQLGGVHRVSLQMTNPRLAHADLLRGIELLGTEVAPRVAAEV
- a CDS encoding TetR/AcrR family transcriptional regulator is translated as MTPGATPARLLDAAEELLARYGPAGTSVRDVLRLAGVGNAAAVGYYFGGKDALVAAVERRVVDGVLAERETSLATLSRAPDVDGLVDGWVRPIVELRCAGRGRYAARVFARIFEAPPERWAANGAAATRELALRYCAAVAPLLPHLDERELTWRWQCVTATTDFYAIGALDFGEPAPGAAQVDEHVRRLVVPGSALLRAPAS
- a CDS encoding MFS transporter — its product is MTHQRVRVRSLGALLAVMCAALALVIGAGSSLALALPDLARDTGASQTELTWAVNVYALTFAGLLLPLGIAADRYGRRGALLLGLAVFAGASLASGLVADPVALVVLRALAGAGAAAVMPATLSVLVGAFPAERRGTAIGIWAAVSGAGALLGLLLAGVLLEFAWWGSVQLVFGGLSAAVLLLSALVVPASSNPDLHLDPLGGLLALLGLGGLVYGIVEGPERGWTDPAAVTALALGGLTLVAFVGHELRSRHPLLDVRLFRSPALSAGSVVVFLQFFAAFGVFFLAPQWLQYVHGLTPLQAALALAPMALGIGPTAQAGPVLVRRLGAGPVAAWGMAQMAGALGLFAVQAAGSAPLWQFEVVLLAFGVGFGLALTPGTQLIIDGLPADRRTVAAAVNDVTREVGGALGGAVAASVLLAVYGDDVLRVTRGLPEHVAARAEAGVAQAFGVATGLGPRGADLASGARSAFADGFGSAMLVGAGVLLFGALVAALFAPRPARVRPPVRHAAVVTVVPAEVERTPSRRKQRLLAGAVALGIFLTVGGVAQSLQTAGDDQPTALEEDSPTSTTPVPRDDAAPQATIPVELPPGTAVEDPSLSAMIEDFAATAAADGMLGEVPVGVPLVTVDPLPSIDAAAEPTDGTTPAEVSGPTEVTTPVDTTTPPGTTTPAETTTPPETTTPPETTTPPETTTPPETTTPPETTTPPETTTPPETTTPPETTTPTDTTPTDTTPTDTTTETTPAP